The following proteins are encoded in a genomic region of Glycine soja cultivar W05 chromosome 17, ASM419377v2, whole genome shotgun sequence:
- the LOC114392521 gene encoding phosphoinositide phosphatase SAC3-like isoform X1, whose amino-acid sequence MASLENEPCHTPSASDQSPFSPPPPPPSNVCMQKFRLYETRSNFYMIGRDKSRTYWKVLKIDRLDPSELNLREDSTTYTESECSDLLRRIHEGNKSTGGLKFVTTCYGIVGFIKFLGPYYMLLITKRRQIGAICGHTVYAVSKSEMIPLPNSSVRSNINFKNENRYKRLLCMVDLTKDFFFSYSYQIMRSLQRNMCDNETGHVLYETMFVWNEFLTRGIRNHLQNTIWTVALVYGFFKQEMLMISRREFTLTLIARRSRHYAGTRYLRRGVNEKGRVANDVETEQIVFEDVAEGLPIQISSIIQNRGSIPLFWSQETSKLNIKPDIILSKKDQSYQATRYHFENLVKRYGNPIIILNLIKTHEKKPRESILRQEFANAIDFINKDLSDENRLRFLHWDLHKHFQSKATNVLQLLGKVAAYALTLTGFFYCQTTPTLRPEECLKWPSTNLTCSNVDKGTFSPTRHVNDDNRVDNRDADENYSVKPPMLQRGVLRTNCIDCLDRTNVAQYAYGLAALGHQLHALGVIDHPKIDLDEPVADDLMGFYERMGDTLAHQYGGSAAHNKIFSERRGQWRAATQSQEFFRTLQRYYSNAYMDAMKQDAINVFLGHFQPQQGKPALWELGSDQLYDAGRHGDDDARSFFKRSFSDGNILNESSTPMSAPKAKHEKFPSQGGLPDRSEEGSKGLCESSPEISTTDSDISFSRYTPSMPRRQLFGDMQRERCLESEHIYYSDHGDSFSCSNFVDLDWLSSSGNSCEEEPFERSSITNSPIAGVSSENVINGMMVGEATASTSDWGASSLKGREQTESELSYDDARSNTPEEFPDTFVNWVTYGQTLCH is encoded by the exons ATGGCATCGTTAGAGAATGAACCTTGTCACACTCCTTCTGCCTCTGACCAATCCCCtttttctcctcctcctcctcctccttccaaTGTCTGTATGCAGAAATTTAGGCTATATGAGACTCGATCG AACTTTTACATGATAGGAAGGGACAAGAGCAGAACATATTGGAAAGTACTAAAGATTGACCGTCTCGATCCTTCTGAGCTAAATTTGCGTGAAGATTCCACCACATATACAGAAAGTGAATGCTCTGATCTTTTGAGACGGATACATGAGGGTAACAAGTCCACTGGTGGACTAAAATTTGTTACAACTTGTTATGGAATTGTAG GGTTCATCAAATTTTTGGGGCCTTACTACATGCTGCTTATCACAAAAAGAAGGCAAATTGGTGCAATCTGTGGTCATACAGTATATGCTGTCTCAAAGAGCGAGATGATTCCATTGCCAAATTCTTCAGTTCGGtctaacatcaattttaaaaatgaaaacag gtaCAAGAGGCTCCTATGCATGGTCGACCTTACAAAGGACTTTTTTTTCAGCTATTCATACCAAATTATGCGTAGTCTTCAAAGGAACATGTGTGATAATGAGACAGGCCATGTTCTTTATGAGACCATGTTTGTTTGGAATGAGTTCTTAACTCGAGGAATTAGGAATCACCTCCAGAATACTATTTGGACAGTTGCGCTAGTGTATGGATTTTTTAAACAG GAAATGCTAATGATATCCAGACGGGAGTTCACACTTACGCTCATTGCAAGACGATCACGTCATTATGCTGGCACTAG gtATTTGAGGCGTGGTGTTAATGAGAAAGGAAGAGTAGCAAATGACGTTGAGACAGAACAAATAGTCTTTGAGGATGTTGCAGAAGGTCTTCCCATCCAAATAAGCTCTATCATCCAGAACCGTGGTTCAATCCCTCTTTTCTGGTCACAGGAAACTTCAAAACTAAATATTAAACCAGATATTATAT TGTCAAAAAAGGATCAGAGTTATCAAGCCACTAGATATCACTTTGAAAACCTTGTCAAAAGATATGGAAATCccataattattttgaatttaataaag ACCCATGAGAAGAAGCCTCGCGAGTCCATACTTCGTCAAGAGTTTGCTAATGCCATAGATTTCATTAATAAAGATTTATCGGACGAAAACAGGCTTAGGTTCCTTCATTGGGATCTGCACAAACATTTTCAGag CAAAGCTACAAATGTCTTGCAGCTTCTCGGCAAAGTGGCTGCATATGCATTGACATTAACAGGGTTTTTCTATTGCCAAACAACACCAACCTTGAGACCAGAAGAATGTCTGAAATGGCCAAGTACCAA TCTTACATGCAGCAATGTTGATAAGGGAACCTTTTCACCTACTAGACATGTCAATGATGACAACAGGGTTGACAACAGGGATGCAGATGAAAATTATTCTGTCAAACCACCCATGTTGCAGAGGGGGGTGCTCAGGACCAACTGCATAGACTGCTTGGATCGCACAAATGTTGCACAATATGCATATGGGTTGGCTGCTCTTGGCCACCAGCTCCATGCTCTGGGGGTTATTGACCACCCAAAAATTGATCTTGATGAGCCTGTAGCAGATGATTTGATGGGGTTTTATGAGCGGATGGGTGATACACTTGCACATCAGTATGGTGGTTCTGCTGCACACAACAAG ATTTTCTCTGAGAGGAGGGGCCAGTGGAGAGCTGCAACACAGTCTCAGGAGTTTTTTAGGACTCTTCAACGCTATTATAGCAATGCATACATGGATGCTATGAAACAGGATGCAATCAATGT ATTCCTGGGGCATTTTCAGCCACAACAGGGCAAGCCTGCTCTATGGGAGTTGGGTTCAGATCAGCTCTATGATGCAGGAAGACATGGAGATGATGATGCAAG GTCATTTTTCAAAAGATCCTTCTCAGATGGAAACATTCTTAATGAAAGTTCTACACCGATGTCAGCCCCAAAGGCCAAGCACGAAAAATTCCCAAGCCAAGGCGGCTTACCAGATCGATCAGAAGAAGGAAGCAAGGGTCTTTGTGAGTCATCACCAGAAATATCCACTACTGACAGTGACAtctcattttcaag GTACACTCCCTCAATGCCTCGGAGACAGCTCTTTGGAGATATGCAAAGAGAGCGCTGCCTTGAAAGTGAACATATTTACTATTCTGATCACGGGGATTCCTTCAGCTGCTCCAACTTTGTTGACCTGGATTGGCTCTCTTCTTCAGGAAATTCATGCGAAGAAGAGCCATTCGAGAG GTCATCAATTACCAACTCTCCAATTGCTGGAGTTTCTTCAGAAAATGTTATCAATGGAATGATGGTAGGTGAGGCAACTGCCTCCACTAGTGATTGGGGGGCCTCCAGCCTAAAG GGAAGGGAACAAACTGAATCCGAGTTATCTTACGATGATGCACGGTCCAACACACCAGAAGAATTTCCAGATACTTTTGTGAACTGGGTGACTTATGGACAAACACTTTGCCATTGA
- the LOC114392521 gene encoding phosphoinositide phosphatase SAC3-like isoform X4, producing the protein MASLENEPCHTPSASDQSPFSPPPPPPSNVCMQKFRLYETRSNFYMIGRDKSRTYWKVLKIDRLDPSELNLREDSTTYTESECSDLLRRIHEGNKSTGGLKFVTTCYGIVGFIKFLGPYYMLLITKRRQIGAICGHTVYAVSKSEMIPLPNSSVRSNINFKNENRYKRLLCMVDLTKDFFFSYSYQIMRSLQRNMCDNETGHVLYETMFVWNEFLTRGIRNHLQNTIWTVALVYGFFKQEMLMISRREFTLTLIARRSRHYAGTRYLRRGVNEKGRVANDVETEQIVFEDVAEGLPIQISSIIQNRGSIPLFWSQETSKLNIKPDIILSKKDQSYQATRYHFENLVKRYGNPIIILNLIKTHEKKPRESILRQEFANAIDFINKDLSDENRLRFLHWDLHKHFQSKATNVLQLLGKVAAYALTLTGFFYCQTTPTLRPEECLKWPSTKDADENYSVKPPMLQRGVLRTNCIDCLDRTNVAQYAYGLAALGHQLHALGVIDHPKIDLDEPVADDLMGFYERMGDTLAHQYGGSAAHNKIFSERRGQWRAATQSQEFFRTLQRYYSNAYMDAMKQDAINVFLGHFQPQQGKPALWELGSDQLYDAGRHGDDDARSFFKRSFSDGNILNESSTPMSAPKAKHEKFPSQGGLPDRSEEGSKGLCESSPEISTTDSDISFSRYTPSMPRRQLFGDMQRERCLESEHIYYSDHGDSFSCSNFVDLDWLSSSGNSCEEEPFERSSITNSPIAGVSSENVINGMMVGEATASTSDWGASSLKGREQTESELSYDDARSNTPEEFPDTFVNWVTYGQTLCH; encoded by the exons ATGGCATCGTTAGAGAATGAACCTTGTCACACTCCTTCTGCCTCTGACCAATCCCCtttttctcctcctcctcctcctccttccaaTGTCTGTATGCAGAAATTTAGGCTATATGAGACTCGATCG AACTTTTACATGATAGGAAGGGACAAGAGCAGAACATATTGGAAAGTACTAAAGATTGACCGTCTCGATCCTTCTGAGCTAAATTTGCGTGAAGATTCCACCACATATACAGAAAGTGAATGCTCTGATCTTTTGAGACGGATACATGAGGGTAACAAGTCCACTGGTGGACTAAAATTTGTTACAACTTGTTATGGAATTGTAG GGTTCATCAAATTTTTGGGGCCTTACTACATGCTGCTTATCACAAAAAGAAGGCAAATTGGTGCAATCTGTGGTCATACAGTATATGCTGTCTCAAAGAGCGAGATGATTCCATTGCCAAATTCTTCAGTTCGGtctaacatcaattttaaaaatgaaaacag gtaCAAGAGGCTCCTATGCATGGTCGACCTTACAAAGGACTTTTTTTTCAGCTATTCATACCAAATTATGCGTAGTCTTCAAAGGAACATGTGTGATAATGAGACAGGCCATGTTCTTTATGAGACCATGTTTGTTTGGAATGAGTTCTTAACTCGAGGAATTAGGAATCACCTCCAGAATACTATTTGGACAGTTGCGCTAGTGTATGGATTTTTTAAACAG GAAATGCTAATGATATCCAGACGGGAGTTCACACTTACGCTCATTGCAAGACGATCACGTCATTATGCTGGCACTAG gtATTTGAGGCGTGGTGTTAATGAGAAAGGAAGAGTAGCAAATGACGTTGAGACAGAACAAATAGTCTTTGAGGATGTTGCAGAAGGTCTTCCCATCCAAATAAGCTCTATCATCCAGAACCGTGGTTCAATCCCTCTTTTCTGGTCACAGGAAACTTCAAAACTAAATATTAAACCAGATATTATAT TGTCAAAAAAGGATCAGAGTTATCAAGCCACTAGATATCACTTTGAAAACCTTGTCAAAAGATATGGAAATCccataattattttgaatttaataaag ACCCATGAGAAGAAGCCTCGCGAGTCCATACTTCGTCAAGAGTTTGCTAATGCCATAGATTTCATTAATAAAGATTTATCGGACGAAAACAGGCTTAGGTTCCTTCATTGGGATCTGCACAAACATTTTCAGag CAAAGCTACAAATGTCTTGCAGCTTCTCGGCAAAGTGGCTGCATATGCATTGACATTAACAGGGTTTTTCTATTGCCAAACAACACCAACCTTGAGACCAGAAGAATGTCTGAAATGGCCAAGTACCAA GGATGCAGATGAAAATTATTCTGTCAAACCACCCATGTTGCAGAGGGGGGTGCTCAGGACCAACTGCATAGACTGCTTGGATCGCACAAATGTTGCACAATATGCATATGGGTTGGCTGCTCTTGGCCACCAGCTCCATGCTCTGGGGGTTATTGACCACCCAAAAATTGATCTTGATGAGCCTGTAGCAGATGATTTGATGGGGTTTTATGAGCGGATGGGTGATACACTTGCACATCAGTATGGTGGTTCTGCTGCACACAACAAG ATTTTCTCTGAGAGGAGGGGCCAGTGGAGAGCTGCAACACAGTCTCAGGAGTTTTTTAGGACTCTTCAACGCTATTATAGCAATGCATACATGGATGCTATGAAACAGGATGCAATCAATGT ATTCCTGGGGCATTTTCAGCCACAACAGGGCAAGCCTGCTCTATGGGAGTTGGGTTCAGATCAGCTCTATGATGCAGGAAGACATGGAGATGATGATGCAAG GTCATTTTTCAAAAGATCCTTCTCAGATGGAAACATTCTTAATGAAAGTTCTACACCGATGTCAGCCCCAAAGGCCAAGCACGAAAAATTCCCAAGCCAAGGCGGCTTACCAGATCGATCAGAAGAAGGAAGCAAGGGTCTTTGTGAGTCATCACCAGAAATATCCACTACTGACAGTGACAtctcattttcaag GTACACTCCCTCAATGCCTCGGAGACAGCTCTTTGGAGATATGCAAAGAGAGCGCTGCCTTGAAAGTGAACATATTTACTATTCTGATCACGGGGATTCCTTCAGCTGCTCCAACTTTGTTGACCTGGATTGGCTCTCTTCTTCAGGAAATTCATGCGAAGAAGAGCCATTCGAGAG GTCATCAATTACCAACTCTCCAATTGCTGGAGTTTCTTCAGAAAATGTTATCAATGGAATGATGGTAGGTGAGGCAACTGCCTCCACTAGTGATTGGGGGGCCTCCAGCCTAAAG GGAAGGGAACAAACTGAATCCGAGTTATCTTACGATGATGCACGGTCCAACACACCAGAAGAATTTCCAGATACTTTTGTGAACTGGGTGACTTATGGACAAACACTTTGCCATTGA
- the LOC114392521 gene encoding phosphoinositide phosphatase SAC3-like isoform X3, translating to MASLENEPCHTPSASDQSPFSPPPPPPSNVCMQKFRLYETRSNFYMIGRDKSRTYWKVLKIDRLDPSELNLREDSTTYTESECSDLLRRIHEGNKSTGGLKFVTTCYGIVGFIKFLGPYYMLLITKRRQIGAICGHTVYAVSKSEMIPLPNSSVRSNINFKNENRYKRLLCMVDLTKDFFFSYSYQIMRSLQRNMCDNETGHVLYETMFVWNEFLTRGIRNHLQNTIWTVALVYGFFKQEMLMISRREFTLTLIARRSRHYAGTRYLRRGVNEKGRVANDVETEQIVFEDVAEGLPIQISSIIQNRGSIPLFWSQETSKLNIKPDIILSKKDQSYQATRYHFENLVKRYGNPIIILNLIKTHEKKPRESILRQEFANAIDFINKDLSDENRLRFLHWDLHKHFQSKATNVLQLLGKVAAYALTLTGFFYCQTTPTLRPEECLKWPSTKVDNRDADENYSVKPPMLQRGVLRTNCIDCLDRTNVAQYAYGLAALGHQLHALGVIDHPKIDLDEPVADDLMGFYERMGDTLAHQYGGSAAHNKIFSERRGQWRAATQSQEFFRTLQRYYSNAYMDAMKQDAINVFLGHFQPQQGKPALWELGSDQLYDAGRHGDDDARSFFKRSFSDGNILNESSTPMSAPKAKHEKFPSQGGLPDRSEEGSKGLCESSPEISTTDSDISFSRYTPSMPRRQLFGDMQRERCLESEHIYYSDHGDSFSCSNFVDLDWLSSSGNSCEEEPFERSSITNSPIAGVSSENVINGMMVGEATASTSDWGASSLKGREQTESELSYDDARSNTPEEFPDTFVNWVTYGQTLCH from the exons ATGGCATCGTTAGAGAATGAACCTTGTCACACTCCTTCTGCCTCTGACCAATCCCCtttttctcctcctcctcctcctccttccaaTGTCTGTATGCAGAAATTTAGGCTATATGAGACTCGATCG AACTTTTACATGATAGGAAGGGACAAGAGCAGAACATATTGGAAAGTACTAAAGATTGACCGTCTCGATCCTTCTGAGCTAAATTTGCGTGAAGATTCCACCACATATACAGAAAGTGAATGCTCTGATCTTTTGAGACGGATACATGAGGGTAACAAGTCCACTGGTGGACTAAAATTTGTTACAACTTGTTATGGAATTGTAG GGTTCATCAAATTTTTGGGGCCTTACTACATGCTGCTTATCACAAAAAGAAGGCAAATTGGTGCAATCTGTGGTCATACAGTATATGCTGTCTCAAAGAGCGAGATGATTCCATTGCCAAATTCTTCAGTTCGGtctaacatcaattttaaaaatgaaaacag gtaCAAGAGGCTCCTATGCATGGTCGACCTTACAAAGGACTTTTTTTTCAGCTATTCATACCAAATTATGCGTAGTCTTCAAAGGAACATGTGTGATAATGAGACAGGCCATGTTCTTTATGAGACCATGTTTGTTTGGAATGAGTTCTTAACTCGAGGAATTAGGAATCACCTCCAGAATACTATTTGGACAGTTGCGCTAGTGTATGGATTTTTTAAACAG GAAATGCTAATGATATCCAGACGGGAGTTCACACTTACGCTCATTGCAAGACGATCACGTCATTATGCTGGCACTAG gtATTTGAGGCGTGGTGTTAATGAGAAAGGAAGAGTAGCAAATGACGTTGAGACAGAACAAATAGTCTTTGAGGATGTTGCAGAAGGTCTTCCCATCCAAATAAGCTCTATCATCCAGAACCGTGGTTCAATCCCTCTTTTCTGGTCACAGGAAACTTCAAAACTAAATATTAAACCAGATATTATAT TGTCAAAAAAGGATCAGAGTTATCAAGCCACTAGATATCACTTTGAAAACCTTGTCAAAAGATATGGAAATCccataattattttgaatttaataaag ACCCATGAGAAGAAGCCTCGCGAGTCCATACTTCGTCAAGAGTTTGCTAATGCCATAGATTTCATTAATAAAGATTTATCGGACGAAAACAGGCTTAGGTTCCTTCATTGGGATCTGCACAAACATTTTCAGag CAAAGCTACAAATGTCTTGCAGCTTCTCGGCAAAGTGGCTGCATATGCATTGACATTAACAGGGTTTTTCTATTGCCAAACAACACCAACCTTGAGACCAGAAGAATGTCTGAAATGGCCAAGTACCAA GGTTGACAACAGGGATGCAGATGAAAATTATTCTGTCAAACCACCCATGTTGCAGAGGGGGGTGCTCAGGACCAACTGCATAGACTGCTTGGATCGCACAAATGTTGCACAATATGCATATGGGTTGGCTGCTCTTGGCCACCAGCTCCATGCTCTGGGGGTTATTGACCACCCAAAAATTGATCTTGATGAGCCTGTAGCAGATGATTTGATGGGGTTTTATGAGCGGATGGGTGATACACTTGCACATCAGTATGGTGGTTCTGCTGCACACAACAAG ATTTTCTCTGAGAGGAGGGGCCAGTGGAGAGCTGCAACACAGTCTCAGGAGTTTTTTAGGACTCTTCAACGCTATTATAGCAATGCATACATGGATGCTATGAAACAGGATGCAATCAATGT ATTCCTGGGGCATTTTCAGCCACAACAGGGCAAGCCTGCTCTATGGGAGTTGGGTTCAGATCAGCTCTATGATGCAGGAAGACATGGAGATGATGATGCAAG GTCATTTTTCAAAAGATCCTTCTCAGATGGAAACATTCTTAATGAAAGTTCTACACCGATGTCAGCCCCAAAGGCCAAGCACGAAAAATTCCCAAGCCAAGGCGGCTTACCAGATCGATCAGAAGAAGGAAGCAAGGGTCTTTGTGAGTCATCACCAGAAATATCCACTACTGACAGTGACAtctcattttcaag GTACACTCCCTCAATGCCTCGGAGACAGCTCTTTGGAGATATGCAAAGAGAGCGCTGCCTTGAAAGTGAACATATTTACTATTCTGATCACGGGGATTCCTTCAGCTGCTCCAACTTTGTTGACCTGGATTGGCTCTCTTCTTCAGGAAATTCATGCGAAGAAGAGCCATTCGAGAG GTCATCAATTACCAACTCTCCAATTGCTGGAGTTTCTTCAGAAAATGTTATCAATGGAATGATGGTAGGTGAGGCAACTGCCTCCACTAGTGATTGGGGGGCCTCCAGCCTAAAG GGAAGGGAACAAACTGAATCCGAGTTATCTTACGATGATGCACGGTCCAACACACCAGAAGAATTTCCAGATACTTTTGTGAACTGGGTGACTTATGGACAAACACTTTGCCATTGA
- the LOC114392521 gene encoding phosphoinositide phosphatase SAC3-like isoform X2 produces MASLENEPCHTPSASDQSPFSPPPPPPSNVCMQKFRLYETRSNFYMIGRDKSRTYWKVLKIDRLDPSELNLREDSTTYTESECSDLLRRIHEGNKSTGGLKFVTTCYGIVGFIKFLGPYYMLLITKRRQIGAICGHTVYAVSKSEMIPLPNSSVRSNINFKNENRYKRLLCMVDLTKDFFFSYSYQIMRSLQRNMCDNETGHVLYETMFVWNEFLTRGIRNHLQNTIWTVALVYGFFKQEMLMISRREFTLTLIARRSRHYAGTRYLRRGVNEKGRVANDVETEQIVFEDVAEGLPIQISSIIQNRGSIPLFWSQETSKLNIKPDIILSKKDQSYQATRYHFENLVKRYGNPIIILNLIKTHEKKPRESILRQEFANAIDFINKDLSDENRLRFLHWDLHKHFQSKATNVLQLLGKVAAYALTLTGFFYCQTTPTLRPEECLKWPSTNNVDKGTFSPTRHVNDDNRVDNRDADENYSVKPPMLQRGVLRTNCIDCLDRTNVAQYAYGLAALGHQLHALGVIDHPKIDLDEPVADDLMGFYERMGDTLAHQYGGSAAHNKIFSERRGQWRAATQSQEFFRTLQRYYSNAYMDAMKQDAINVFLGHFQPQQGKPALWELGSDQLYDAGRHGDDDARSFFKRSFSDGNILNESSTPMSAPKAKHEKFPSQGGLPDRSEEGSKGLCESSPEISTTDSDISFSRYTPSMPRRQLFGDMQRERCLESEHIYYSDHGDSFSCSNFVDLDWLSSSGNSCEEEPFERSSITNSPIAGVSSENVINGMMVGEATASTSDWGASSLKGREQTESELSYDDARSNTPEEFPDTFVNWVTYGQTLCH; encoded by the exons ATGGCATCGTTAGAGAATGAACCTTGTCACACTCCTTCTGCCTCTGACCAATCCCCtttttctcctcctcctcctcctccttccaaTGTCTGTATGCAGAAATTTAGGCTATATGAGACTCGATCG AACTTTTACATGATAGGAAGGGACAAGAGCAGAACATATTGGAAAGTACTAAAGATTGACCGTCTCGATCCTTCTGAGCTAAATTTGCGTGAAGATTCCACCACATATACAGAAAGTGAATGCTCTGATCTTTTGAGACGGATACATGAGGGTAACAAGTCCACTGGTGGACTAAAATTTGTTACAACTTGTTATGGAATTGTAG GGTTCATCAAATTTTTGGGGCCTTACTACATGCTGCTTATCACAAAAAGAAGGCAAATTGGTGCAATCTGTGGTCATACAGTATATGCTGTCTCAAAGAGCGAGATGATTCCATTGCCAAATTCTTCAGTTCGGtctaacatcaattttaaaaatgaaaacag gtaCAAGAGGCTCCTATGCATGGTCGACCTTACAAAGGACTTTTTTTTCAGCTATTCATACCAAATTATGCGTAGTCTTCAAAGGAACATGTGTGATAATGAGACAGGCCATGTTCTTTATGAGACCATGTTTGTTTGGAATGAGTTCTTAACTCGAGGAATTAGGAATCACCTCCAGAATACTATTTGGACAGTTGCGCTAGTGTATGGATTTTTTAAACAG GAAATGCTAATGATATCCAGACGGGAGTTCACACTTACGCTCATTGCAAGACGATCACGTCATTATGCTGGCACTAG gtATTTGAGGCGTGGTGTTAATGAGAAAGGAAGAGTAGCAAATGACGTTGAGACAGAACAAATAGTCTTTGAGGATGTTGCAGAAGGTCTTCCCATCCAAATAAGCTCTATCATCCAGAACCGTGGTTCAATCCCTCTTTTCTGGTCACAGGAAACTTCAAAACTAAATATTAAACCAGATATTATAT TGTCAAAAAAGGATCAGAGTTATCAAGCCACTAGATATCACTTTGAAAACCTTGTCAAAAGATATGGAAATCccataattattttgaatttaataaag ACCCATGAGAAGAAGCCTCGCGAGTCCATACTTCGTCAAGAGTTTGCTAATGCCATAGATTTCATTAATAAAGATTTATCGGACGAAAACAGGCTTAGGTTCCTTCATTGGGATCTGCACAAACATTTTCAGag CAAAGCTACAAATGTCTTGCAGCTTCTCGGCAAAGTGGCTGCATATGCATTGACATTAACAGGGTTTTTCTATTGCCAAACAACACCAACCTTGAGACCAGAAGAATGTCTGAAATGGCCAAGTACCAA CAATGTTGATAAGGGAACCTTTTCACCTACTAGACATGTCAATGATGACAACAGGGTTGACAACAGGGATGCAGATGAAAATTATTCTGTCAAACCACCCATGTTGCAGAGGGGGGTGCTCAGGACCAACTGCATAGACTGCTTGGATCGCACAAATGTTGCACAATATGCATATGGGTTGGCTGCTCTTGGCCACCAGCTCCATGCTCTGGGGGTTATTGACCACCCAAAAATTGATCTTGATGAGCCTGTAGCAGATGATTTGATGGGGTTTTATGAGCGGATGGGTGATACACTTGCACATCAGTATGGTGGTTCTGCTGCACACAACAAG ATTTTCTCTGAGAGGAGGGGCCAGTGGAGAGCTGCAACACAGTCTCAGGAGTTTTTTAGGACTCTTCAACGCTATTATAGCAATGCATACATGGATGCTATGAAACAGGATGCAATCAATGT ATTCCTGGGGCATTTTCAGCCACAACAGGGCAAGCCTGCTCTATGGGAGTTGGGTTCAGATCAGCTCTATGATGCAGGAAGACATGGAGATGATGATGCAAG GTCATTTTTCAAAAGATCCTTCTCAGATGGAAACATTCTTAATGAAAGTTCTACACCGATGTCAGCCCCAAAGGCCAAGCACGAAAAATTCCCAAGCCAAGGCGGCTTACCAGATCGATCAGAAGAAGGAAGCAAGGGTCTTTGTGAGTCATCACCAGAAATATCCACTACTGACAGTGACAtctcattttcaag GTACACTCCCTCAATGCCTCGGAGACAGCTCTTTGGAGATATGCAAAGAGAGCGCTGCCTTGAAAGTGAACATATTTACTATTCTGATCACGGGGATTCCTTCAGCTGCTCCAACTTTGTTGACCTGGATTGGCTCTCTTCTTCAGGAAATTCATGCGAAGAAGAGCCATTCGAGAG GTCATCAATTACCAACTCTCCAATTGCTGGAGTTTCTTCAGAAAATGTTATCAATGGAATGATGGTAGGTGAGGCAACTGCCTCCACTAGTGATTGGGGGGCCTCCAGCCTAAAG GGAAGGGAACAAACTGAATCCGAGTTATCTTACGATGATGCACGGTCCAACACACCAGAAGAATTTCCAGATACTTTTGTGAACTGGGTGACTTATGGACAAACACTTTGCCATTGA